From a single Pyxidicoccus xibeiensis genomic region:
- a CDS encoding type 1 glutamine amidotransferase domain-containing protein, which produces MKTLTAVKVLLIVTSHTQLGNTKEPTGFWLEELAAPYAEFTKAGAQVDIASPLGGKAPADPKSEKESSEATRAFLADAEAKKKLANTLSLEKVKDTYDAYFVVGGHGVMWDLATHTPLHTLLTTAYARGAVVSAVCHGPAALVGVKAPDGKPLVAGKRVAAFTNAEEQAVKLDTVVPFALETRLREQGARFESGPMWGSFAVRDGRLITGQNPASSAAVAREVLAALRSAESKSTP; this is translated from the coding sequence ATGAAGACCCTGACCGCCGTGAAGGTCCTGCTTATCGTCACCAGCCACACGCAGCTCGGGAACACGAAGGAGCCCACGGGCTTCTGGCTGGAGGAGCTGGCGGCGCCCTATGCCGAGTTCACGAAGGCGGGCGCGCAGGTGGACATCGCCTCGCCGCTGGGCGGCAAGGCCCCGGCGGACCCCAAGAGCGAAAAGGAGTCCTCCGAGGCCACGCGTGCCTTCCTCGCGGACGCCGAGGCGAAGAAGAAGCTCGCGAACACCCTTTCGCTGGAGAAGGTGAAGGACACCTACGACGCCTACTTCGTGGTGGGAGGCCACGGCGTGATGTGGGACCTGGCGACGCACACGCCGCTGCACACGCTGCTCACCACGGCGTATGCCCGGGGCGCGGTCGTCTCCGCCGTCTGCCATGGCCCGGCGGCGCTGGTGGGCGTGAAGGCACCGGATGGCAAGCCCCTCGTGGCGGGCAAGCGCGTGGCCGCATTCACCAATGCGGAGGAGCAGGCGGTGAAGCTCGACACGGTGGTGCCCTTCGCCCTGGAGACGCGGCTGCGGGAGCAGGGCGCCCGCTTCGAGTCCGGCCCCATGTGGGGCAGCTTCGCGGTGCGTGACGGGCGGCTCATCACCGGGCAGAACCCCGCCTCGTCCGCGGCCGTCGCGCGCGAGGTCCTCGCCGCGCTGCGCTCGGCGGAGTCCAAGAGCACCCCGTAG
- a CDS encoding GNAT family N-acetyltransferase, with the protein MRQKITGFHLDREGHWVADLECGHRQHMRHEPPWMVRPWVLTEEGRRSRLGVELDCKRCDEAGREVAEAVREALRAAALTAYEEGGLEDAEARTPTAELSYWLGRAYWGQGLATEAAVALVRYGFETLGLASLRANCFSRNPSSRRVLEDEDLEFFILERGSP; encoded by the coding sequence ATGAGGCAGAAGATCACCGGCTTTCATCTCGACCGCGAAGGCCACTGGGTCGCCGACCTGGAATGCGGCCACCGGCAGCACATGCGCCACGAGCCACCCTGGATGGTTCGTCCCTGGGTACTCACCGAGGAGGGGAGACGCAGCCGCCTGGGTGTCGAGCTCGACTGCAAGCGCTGCGACGAGGCGGGACGCGAGGTCGCCGAGGCGGTCCGCGAAGCGCTACGGGCCGCGGCTCTCACGGCGTACGAAGAGGGCGGCCTGGAGGACGCAGAGGCTCGCACCCCAACGGCCGAGCTCTCCTACTGGCTCGGACGCGCGTACTGGGGCCAGGGCCTCGCCACCGAGGCGGCCGTGGCCCTGGTCCGCTACGGCTTCGAGACGCTCGGGCTGGCGTCACTCCGCGCCAACTGCTTCTCCCGCAACCCCAGCTCCCGGCGGGTGCTGGAGGACGAGGACCTCGAGTTCTTCATCCTGGAGCGCGGCTCCCCGTAG
- a CDS encoding serine/threonine protein kinase — translation MERCGLGTYGAVYRAVAIQGSSRPVALKLALHPGDERFAREVELLSRIHHPSVPRLLDHGSWLQPGALPHPYLVMEWVEGVSLYEWAHVRRPTSRQVLHALANLARALAATHAAGGVHRDVKGDNVLVRAEDGRVFLTDFGSGHYVGAATLTSPPFPPGTPPYRSPEAWRSVQLPWRASTPPYAPGPADDVFALGMTAYRLVTGDYPPTPAPMDAESRVWSLEGPGPQPVRAVNVRCCAELSELVSRMLSVRPEARGSARELAKALEHAARKAGPQADVPLFDREGAQSEDAEVAHRHDVPRATGRLLPSWLVAASLGGAVALGAGWLLSAQPGEEAEPRHASAPDDGKDGGTVAVGDTALTAPVPVVRKPSAWSSIAVEPFPKPIPGQVRPDATGRCPGKEQVPINGGCWVKLAISVKDCDEDYYVYKGACYGPAIRKAPPSTSSPAADAGHDIP, via the coding sequence ATGGAGCGGTGTGGCCTGGGAACCTACGGCGCCGTCTACCGCGCCGTCGCGATTCAGGGCAGCTCAAGGCCCGTGGCCCTCAAGCTGGCCCTGCATCCCGGAGATGAGCGCTTCGCGCGAGAGGTGGAGCTGCTCTCCCGCATCCACCACCCGAGCGTCCCGCGCCTCCTGGACCATGGAAGCTGGCTGCAACCGGGGGCCCTCCCCCACCCCTACCTGGTGATGGAGTGGGTGGAAGGCGTGTCCCTGTACGAATGGGCCCACGTGCGGCGCCCCACCTCCCGGCAGGTGCTCCACGCCCTCGCCAACCTCGCGCGGGCCCTGGCGGCCACGCATGCCGCAGGCGGCGTGCACCGAGATGTGAAGGGAGACAACGTGCTCGTGCGCGCCGAGGATGGACGCGTCTTCCTGACCGACTTCGGCTCCGGGCACTACGTGGGTGCCGCCACGCTGACTTCGCCGCCGTTTCCTCCTGGCACTCCGCCCTACCGTTCGCCCGAGGCGTGGCGCTCCGTGCAACTGCCCTGGCGTGCGTCGACCCCGCCCTACGCCCCGGGGCCCGCGGATGATGTCTTCGCCCTGGGGATGACCGCCTACCGGCTGGTGACCGGCGACTACCCGCCCACTCCGGCGCCGATGGACGCGGAATCGCGCGTCTGGAGCCTGGAGGGCCCGGGCCCCCAGCCTGTCCGTGCCGTCAACGTCCGCTGCTGCGCGGAGCTGAGCGAGCTGGTGTCGCGGATGCTCTCCGTCCGCCCCGAGGCGCGTGGCAGCGCACGCGAGCTGGCCAAGGCACTGGAGCACGCGGCGAGGAAGGCAGGGCCGCAAGCGGATGTGCCGCTCTTCGATCGGGAGGGAGCCCAGTCCGAGGATGCAGAGGTCGCCCACCGGCATGACGTGCCTCGGGCGACTGGACGTCTCCTGCCGTCCTGGCTCGTGGCCGCCAGCCTGGGAGGAGCGGTGGCGCTTGGAGCCGGGTGGCTGCTGAGCGCGCAGCCTGGCGAGGAGGCGGAGCCGCGACACGCGTCAGCGCCTGACGATGGGAAAGATGGCGGCACCGTGGCTGTCGGAGACACTGCTCTGACGGCTCCGGTGCCTGTTGTCCGGAAGCCCTCCGCGTGGTCAAGCATCGCCGTGGAGCCATTCCCAAAGCCGATCCCGGGACAAGTGCGGCCAGACGCAACGGGACGCTGTCCTGGCAAGGAGCAGGTTCCCATCAATGGTGGGTGCTGGGTGAAGTTGGCAATAAGCGTGAAGGACTGTGACGAGGACTACTACGTGTACAAGGGCGCGTGTTACGGCCCCGCAATCCGAAAGGCCCCCCCCTCAACCTCAAGTCCCGCGGCGGACGCTGGGCACGACATCCCTTGA
- a CDS encoding zinc metalloprotease, which translates to MARVLRGALPLLLVVAGASPARASVFHNGSKWPQAQDGTTPIRVCVIEGSSTGADEDPVLLQEVKGHVQKALAESWEAVSSVRFTDWRMCNELSAQERQEAVGVHLTHKDVVNTGTPGPELARGRTTVGNIGVQISIWGRSFGGSKFPCVGKRFPRIINNKTHEADREEEEVVRSFRCAEEYAIHEFGHVLGFMHEMMHPNVPASCTKPEALNGSFSTVFDRSKGYTIVNPGQYDFNSIMAYEDGCVHVTGVRFGSSTLTQTDIEGVRAVYPPPGSQAPPAPPIPSTPVPPVASSTPTTSPNESGAVADSGDVADSGEMDDSGEMDDSGEIDNSSEMDDSGEVADTGEIDNSGEMDDSGEMDDSGEVADTGGMGSAEE; encoded by the coding sequence ATGGCGCGAGTGCTTCGCGGTGCGCTGCCCCTGTTGCTGGTCGTCGCGGGGGCGTCGCCCGCGCGGGCCTCGGTCTTCCACAACGGCTCGAAGTGGCCCCAGGCCCAGGACGGCACCACGCCCATCCGGGTGTGTGTCATTGAAGGAAGCTCCACGGGGGCCGACGAGGACCCAGTCCTGCTCCAGGAAGTGAAAGGGCACGTCCAGAAGGCGTTGGCTGAAAGCTGGGAAGCCGTGAGCTCGGTCCGGTTCACGGATTGGAGGATGTGCAACGAGCTGTCGGCCCAGGAGCGCCAGGAGGCAGTCGGTGTCCATTTGACCCACAAGGACGTGGTGAACACTGGGACACCTGGACCCGAGCTGGCCAGGGGCCGCACGACTGTCGGAAATATTGGTGTCCAGATTTCAATCTGGGGGAGGAGCTTCGGGGGCAGCAAGTTCCCCTGCGTAGGAAAGCGCTTCCCAAGAATCATCAACAACAAGACGCACGAGGCCGATCGCGAGGAGGAGGAGGTGGTGCGTTCCTTCCGCTGCGCTGAGGAGTATGCGATTCATGAGTTCGGTCACGTCCTCGGTTTCATGCACGAGATGATGCATCCGAACGTTCCGGCCTCGTGTACGAAGCCCGAAGCATTGAACGGAAGCTTCTCCACCGTCTTCGATAGGAGCAAGGGCTATACGATCGTGAATCCGGGGCAGTACGACTTCAATTCCATCATGGCGTATGAAGATGGGTGTGTGCACGTGACAGGAGTCCGCTTCGGCAGCAGCACATTGACCCAGACGGATATCGAAGGGGTCAGGGCTGTGTATCCCCCTCCTGGCTCGCAAGCACCGCCGGCTCCGCCGATTCCGTCCACTCCAGTGCCGCCAGTTGCCTCATCGACTCCAACTACCTCGCCAAACGAATCTGGGGCGGTGGCTGATTCGGGCGATGTGGCTGACTCGGGTGAGATGGATGACTCGGGTGAGATGGATGACTCGGGAGAGATCGACAACTCGAGTGAGATGGATGACTCGGGCGAGGTGGCTGACACGGGAGAGATCGACAACTCGGGTGAGATGGATGACTCGGGTGAGATGGATGACTCGGGCGAGGTGGCTGACACGGGCGGGATGGGCAGCGCGGAGGAATGA
- a CDS encoding fibronectin type III domain-containing protein: MPRSIPLLALWAAGWMACGSPPETAKAPEVTEVPREQLHLRATYADGQPVAAAAVKLNGAEAGRTDAAGELLLEVPEGQHQLELQLDSADGTFSRVVQTVEKGTEAQEVKVHLPRPVRMLEPREVTTSRVHLAWEKSKDQKFREYKVYAHQLTPALDEANGMLVHVGTDASQTDFLLTGLYTGGSLLVAANVNLYFRVFVLTEDGRLAGSNVIQVKTPTWENEPHFSRHYTLSRERVFAGAHPIQGVAYDGSALWFLYREVGGDPNAHTLTLVQHDPETLSVLRKLTLGNFRRGWGLAFDGASLWLLLRGSDLTRLVSVNPTTGARERDFSGDPGVSSMAWTGTHLLQSRYAHKAPILRVDLVTGFNAGTLTNPFTQMNSDLAAGIAYRPGELWLSDTWKPGLVIIDDAGVHVGVVASDSTYAHMTFMGDKLVGVTRDSQVHVLKVEP, from the coding sequence ATGCCACGTTCGATTCCTCTGCTTGCCCTGTGGGCCGCGGGGTGGATGGCATGCGGCAGCCCGCCGGAGACCGCGAAGGCGCCAGAGGTGACGGAGGTTCCTCGCGAGCAACTCCACCTCCGCGCGACCTACGCGGATGGGCAGCCGGTTGCGGCTGCCGCCGTGAAGCTCAACGGGGCCGAGGCGGGCCGCACGGACGCCGCTGGCGAGCTGCTCCTCGAAGTCCCCGAGGGGCAGCACCAGCTCGAGCTTCAGCTGGATTCGGCTGATGGCACGTTCTCCCGCGTCGTGCAGACCGTCGAGAAGGGCACGGAAGCCCAGGAGGTGAAGGTCCACCTGCCACGGCCGGTCCGAATGCTCGAGCCGCGCGAGGTGACGACGTCGAGGGTCCACCTCGCCTGGGAGAAGAGCAAGGACCAGAAGTTCCGCGAGTACAAGGTCTACGCCCACCAGCTCACGCCCGCACTCGACGAGGCGAACGGCATGCTCGTCCATGTGGGGACCGATGCCTCCCAGACGGACTTCCTGCTGACGGGGCTGTACACGGGAGGCAGCTTGCTCGTCGCGGCCAACGTCAACCTCTACTTCCGCGTCTTCGTCCTCACGGAGGATGGCAGGCTCGCCGGGAGCAATGTCATCCAGGTGAAGACTCCCACCTGGGAAAACGAGCCCCACTTCAGCCGGCACTACACGCTGAGCCGCGAGCGCGTCTTCGCGGGCGCCCATCCGATTCAGGGCGTGGCCTATGACGGCAGTGCGCTCTGGTTCCTGTACCGGGAGGTGGGGGGAGACCCCAACGCTCACACGCTCACGCTGGTCCAGCACGACCCGGAGACGTTGAGCGTGCTCAGGAAGCTCACCCTGGGGAACTTCCGGAGGGGCTGGGGCCTGGCCTTTGACGGCGCCTCGCTCTGGTTGCTCCTTCGCGGCTCCGACCTGACCCGGCTCGTGAGCGTCAACCCCACCACGGGGGCTCGTGAGCGAGACTTCAGTGGGGACCCCGGGGTGTCATCCATGGCCTGGACAGGCACCCATCTCCTCCAGAGCAGGTACGCCCACAAGGCGCCCATCTTGCGCGTCGACCTCGTGACAGGGTTCAACGCAGGGACCCTCACCAACCCCTTCACCCAGATGAACTCGGACCTCGCCGCTGGCATCGCCTATCGGCCCGGCGAGCTCTGGCTGAGTGATACCTGGAAACCCGGCCTCGTCATCATCGATGACGCCGGTGTGCATGTCGGGGTCGTGGCCAGCGATTCCACCTACGCGCACATGACCTTCATGGGCGACAAGCTGGTGGGAGTCACCCGTGATTCCCAGGTCCATGTCCTGAAGGTCGAGCCGTGA
- a CDS encoding YncE family protein, whose product MACGSPSDPKNVPETPEVPAAPSEKTHLRATYADGQPVADAAVKLNGAEAGRTDAAGELTLELSSGQHQLELQLGSGDGTFSRVVQTVEKGAEAQEVNVSLPRPVRMLEPREVTTSRVHLAWEKSEDKKFREYKVYASHISPAFDETNGLLIHVGTEVSQTDFLLTERHIGGSPLVRADARLYFRVFVLGEDGTLAGSNVLHVTTPKWANEANFTRAYKLTLERTFAGAWPIAGVAYDGSALWFLYQEFVGGYYTPDKLTLVKRDPDTLAVLAEFAFEDYRVTNGLAWDGTSLWVSFSNDIQQLASFNPVTGARERTFVTTEGTESLAWTGTHLLQSKGYINGRIQRVDLATGGIVGSFANPFTQRGGYRGSGIAYRPGEIWASDMFEPDIVILDDAGVHIGVVADTSNYRHMTFMGQKLVGVTGGSQVHILKVEQ is encoded by the coding sequence ATGGCCTGTGGAAGCCCCTCGGATCCGAAGAACGTGCCGGAGACGCCAGAGGTGCCGGCGGCTCCAAGCGAAAAGACCCATCTCCGCGCGACCTACGCGGATGGGCAACCGGTGGCGGATGCCGCCGTGAAGCTCAACGGGGCCGAGGCGGGCCGCACGGACGCCGCTGGCGAGCTGACCCTCGAGCTCTCCTCGGGGCAGCACCAGCTCGAGCTCCAGCTGGGTTCGGGTGACGGCACGTTCTCCCGCGTCGTGCAGACCGTCGAGAAGGGCGCGGAGGCCCAGGAGGTCAACGTCAGCCTGCCGCGGCCGGTCCGCATGCTCGAGCCGCGCGAGGTGACGACGTCGAGGGTCCACCTCGCCTGGGAGAAGAGCGAGGACAAGAAGTTCCGCGAGTACAAGGTCTACGCCAGCCACATCTCGCCCGCCTTCGACGAGACGAACGGCCTGCTCATCCACGTGGGAACCGAGGTCTCCCAGACGGACTTCCTGCTGACGGAACGGCACATCGGGGGCAGCCCGCTCGTCAGGGCCGACGCCAGGCTCTACTTCCGCGTCTTCGTCCTCGGAGAGGATGGCACGCTCGCCGGCAGCAACGTCCTCCACGTCACGACGCCCAAGTGGGCCAACGAAGCCAACTTCACCCGCGCCTACAAGCTGACCCTCGAGCGGACCTTCGCCGGCGCCTGGCCCATCGCCGGAGTGGCCTACGACGGCAGCGCGCTCTGGTTCCTGTATCAGGAGTTCGTGGGGGGCTACTACACGCCTGACAAGCTCACGCTGGTGAAGCGCGACCCCGACACCCTGGCAGTGCTCGCGGAGTTCGCCTTCGAGGACTACCGCGTCACCAATGGCCTGGCCTGGGACGGCACCTCGCTCTGGGTGAGCTTCAGCAATGACATCCAGCAGCTCGCGAGCTTCAACCCCGTCACGGGAGCCCGCGAGCGGACCTTCGTGACGACGGAAGGGACGGAATCCCTGGCGTGGACGGGCACCCATCTCCTGCAGAGCAAGGGATACATCAATGGGCGCATCCAGCGCGTCGACCTCGCGACAGGGGGAATCGTGGGGAGCTTCGCCAACCCCTTCACCCAGCGGGGCGGATACCGCGGGTCGGGCATTGCCTACCGGCCCGGGGAGATCTGGGCGAGCGACATGTTCGAGCCCGACATCGTCATCCTCGATGACGCCGGTGTGCATATCGGGGTCGTGGCGGACACTTCCAACTACCGGCACATGACCTTCATGGGCCAGAAGCTGGTGGGAGTCACCGGCGGCTCCCAGGTCCACATCCTGAAGGTCGAGCAGTGA
- the rnk gene encoding nucleoside diphosphate kinase regulator gives MSTEQPLIVTETDLERLRQVIDHNGGGRTAEFAEMLDAELSRARIVASETVPPDVVTMNSTVVFEDEQSGERREVTLVYPRDARTDDGRISVLAPIGSALIGLSVGQSITWPLPGGRTKRLRIVAVPYQPEAAGHYHL, from the coding sequence ATGTCCACCGAGCAGCCTCTCATCGTGACCGAAACCGACCTGGAGCGCCTGCGCCAGGTCATCGACCACAACGGAGGCGGCCGCACGGCCGAGTTCGCGGAGATGCTTGACGCGGAGCTGTCCCGGGCGCGCATCGTCGCCTCGGAGACAGTTCCCCCGGACGTGGTGACGATGAACAGCACCGTCGTCTTCGAGGACGAGCAGTCCGGCGAGCGCCGCGAGGTCACCCTCGTCTACCCGCGCGACGCGCGCACGGACGACGGCCGCATCTCCGTGCTCGCTCCCATCGGCAGCGCCCTCATCGGCCTGTCCGTCGGGCAGTCCATCACCTGGCCGCTGCCGGGAGGCCGCACCAAGCGCCTGCGCATCGTCGCGGTGCCGTACCAACCCGAGGCCGCGGGGCACTACCACCTCTGA
- a CDS encoding ELWxxDGT repeat protein, producing the protein MASQPVRPTLLLLCLASTLACESSLPSLPEDGALESTDASLLSTQAYLVDDIAGGRLGSAPHALTDVGGLLLFGATDHSRGTELWKSDGTDPGTSLVKDIRPGPLGSDPSELTAVGHTLYFVANDGEHGEELWKSNGRPSGTQLVADLRAGIHSSGVEELTAVGYTLFFVADDGASGRELWKTDGTPGGTHVVKDLAPGRAGAYPHLLTASGGQLFFFVDRVLWKSDGTPEGTVPVRTIDAPPAVIVRPLGLTDVAGKLFFFVRFEVDENDDLPVEPPPLTLWKSDGTASGTVRLADLRDPGLSDDPRPTSARGLLFFIAGTPEHGDELWRSDGTALGTSRISDIAPGRASSNPRELAAVNNFLCFSAYSPEHGDELWRSDGTPGGTVLLKDITPGPEGSAIAFMKSQRGRLFFAAREPGKGHEPWTSNGFAATTSRLRDLAGGALSSSARGFTASGSRLFFTAQHRDSGAELWAVRLGDSISQFPPPLLSSASAAPRTDAVTAPLEGDLARMVQDLHPGGGRPGTSSWTTLDGTLFFDADDGSVGPELWRTDGTPEGTWLVKDLHPGPAGSEPSQLFVLGSHVFFFADDGLHGRELWRTDGTRAGTVLVVDLHPGPSGSATFERPVVLDGVAYFTASDGTHGEELWRTDGTAAGTLLVKDLYPGLPDGSPVNLTPVGHRLFFSAFFEDVGWELGVTDGTEAGTGLVKDLRPGLGGSFPRALTALGTKLVFAADDAEHGGEPWVSDGTEAGTLLLRDISDGWNGSFPDTFTVAGGRVFFAASSPDTGREPWLSDGTPGGTVLAGDVRPGPEGSYPLWFGALGSGVLFSADDGTHGHELWRSDGLAGGAALVRDLRPGPGHSEPRWMSDVDGTALFHADDGEDGAELWRTDGTWAGTQRHQALAPGRQGSLPYFFTRSGPRVFFLADDGAHGIEWWVRE; encoded by the coding sequence ATGGCCTCGCAGCCCGTACGTCCGACGCTTCTCCTGCTGTGCCTCGCTTCCACCCTCGCATGTGAGAGCTCGCTGCCCTCCCTCCCCGAGGATGGCGCGCTGGAGAGCACCGATGCCTCGCTCCTCTCCACCCAGGCGTACCTCGTGGACGACATCGCCGGTGGACGCCTGGGCAGTGCGCCTCATGCGCTGACGGACGTGGGCGGCCTGCTCCTCTTCGGCGCCACCGACCACTCGCGAGGCACGGAGCTGTGGAAGAGCGACGGCACGGACCCGGGCACCTCGCTGGTCAAGGACATCCGCCCCGGCCCCCTGGGCTCGGACCCGAGCGAGCTCACCGCCGTGGGCCACACCCTGTACTTCGTCGCCAATGATGGAGAGCACGGAGAAGAGCTCTGGAAGAGCAACGGCCGGCCGTCCGGGACGCAGCTCGTCGCGGACCTGCGCGCGGGCATCCACAGCTCGGGCGTCGAGGAGCTCACCGCCGTGGGCTACACGCTCTTCTTCGTCGCCGATGACGGAGCGTCCGGCAGGGAGCTCTGGAAGACCGATGGCACCCCCGGTGGCACCCACGTCGTGAAGGACCTCGCGCCCGGCCGCGCTGGCGCCTATCCGCACCTCCTCACCGCCTCGGGCGGGCAGCTCTTCTTCTTCGTCGACCGGGTCCTCTGGAAGAGCGACGGCACGCCCGAGGGCACCGTCCCCGTCCGGACCATCGATGCGCCGCCTGCCGTCATCGTCCGCCCGCTCGGGCTCACGGACGTGGCCGGGAAGCTCTTCTTCTTCGTGCGGTTCGAGGTCGATGAGAACGACGACCTCCCCGTGGAGCCGCCGCCCCTCACCCTCTGGAAGAGCGACGGCACCGCCAGCGGCACGGTGCGGCTCGCGGACCTGCGCGACCCCGGCCTGAGCGATGACCCACGCCCCACCTCCGCCCGGGGGCTCCTCTTCTTCATCGCGGGCACCCCCGAACACGGCGACGAGCTGTGGCGCAGTGACGGCACGGCCCTCGGCACCTCGCGCATCTCGGACATCGCGCCCGGCCGCGCCAGCTCCAACCCCCGGGAGCTGGCCGCCGTGAACAACTTCCTGTGCTTCTCCGCGTACTCCCCCGAGCACGGAGACGAGCTGTGGCGCAGCGATGGAACGCCCGGCGGCACCGTGCTCCTCAAGGACATCACTCCCGGCCCGGAGGGCTCGGCCATCGCCTTCATGAAGTCGCAGCGGGGCCGGCTCTTCTTCGCCGCCCGCGAGCCCGGAAAAGGCCACGAGCCGTGGACGAGCAATGGCTTCGCCGCGACCACCTCCCGCCTGCGAGACCTCGCGGGCGGCGCCCTCTCCTCCTCGGCGCGAGGCTTCACCGCCAGCGGCTCGCGGCTGTTCTTCACGGCCCAGCACCGCGACTCCGGCGCCGAGCTGTGGGCCGTCCGCCTGGGGGACTCCATCAGCCAATTCCCTCCACCCCTGCTCTCCTCGGCCAGCGCGGCACCGCGCACCGATGCCGTCACGGCGCCCCTGGAGGGCGACCTCGCCCGGATGGTGCAGGACCTCCACCCGGGTGGAGGCCGGCCTGGCACCTCCTCTTGGACGACGCTGGACGGAACGCTCTTCTTCGACGCGGACGACGGCAGCGTCGGGCCGGAGCTCTGGCGAACGGACGGCACGCCCGAAGGCACCTGGCTGGTGAAGGATCTGCACCCGGGCCCCGCGGGCTCGGAGCCGTCCCAGCTCTTCGTGCTCGGCTCGCACGTGTTCTTCTTCGCCGACGACGGCCTCCACGGCCGCGAGCTGTGGCGCACCGACGGGACTCGCGCGGGCACGGTCCTCGTAGTGGACCTCCACCCGGGCCCCTCCGGCAGCGCCACCTTCGAGCGGCCCGTCGTGCTGGACGGCGTTGCCTACTTCACCGCCTCGGACGGCACCCACGGCGAAGAGCTGTGGCGCACCGACGGCACGGCGGCAGGCACCCTCCTCGTGAAGGACCTGTACCCCGGTCTTCCGGATGGCTCCCCCGTCAACCTCACGCCCGTGGGCCACCGGCTGTTCTTCTCCGCCTTCTTCGAGGACGTGGGCTGGGAGCTTGGCGTCACCGACGGCACCGAGGCGGGCACGGGGCTCGTGAAGGACCTGCGGCCGGGCCTGGGAGGCTCCTTCCCCAGGGCGCTGACGGCGCTCGGGACGAAGCTCGTCTTCGCGGCGGATGACGCGGAGCACGGCGGCGAGCCCTGGGTCAGCGACGGCACCGAGGCGGGCACCCTGCTGCTGCGAGATATCTCCGATGGCTGGAATGGCTCCTTCCCGGACACCTTCACCGTCGCGGGCGGCAGGGTCTTCTTCGCGGCGAGCAGCCCCGACACGGGCCGTGAGCCCTGGCTCAGCGACGGCACGCCTGGAGGCACCGTGCTCGCGGGGGACGTGCGGCCCGGGCCGGAGGGCTCGTATCCCCTCTGGTTCGGCGCGCTGGGCTCCGGCGTCCTCTTCAGCGCCGACGATGGCACCCACGGGCATGAGCTGTGGCGCTCGGACGGCCTGGCGGGCGGCGCGGCCCTGGTGCGAGACCTCCGTCCGGGCCCGGGGCACTCCGAGCCGCGCTGGATGTCGGACGTGGACGGCACGGCACTCTTCCACGCGGACGACGGAGAGGACGGCGCCGAGCTGTGGCGGACCGACGGCACCTGGGCCGGCACGCAGCGGCACCAGGCCCTGGCCCCGGGGCGGCAGGGCTCGCTGCCGTACTTCTTCACGCGCTCCGGTCCCCGCGTGTTCTTCCTCGCGGACGACGGGGCCCACGGCATCGAGTGGTGGGTCCGGGAATAA